Sequence from the Kogia breviceps isolate mKogBre1 chromosome X, mKogBre1 haplotype 1, whole genome shotgun sequence genome:
CATAAGATTTAACGAAGGTGCCGACAATCAAGGGGAGGAAAGGCCAAAAGCCTCCCAGGCCCAGGATACCACTCAGCACTGGCCCAGAGGCCCTATTGACAAGAAGGTTGTTATGTTGGTGCATTACCTTCTGTACAAGTATCAAATGAAAGAGCCCGTTACCAAGGCGGATATGCTGAGAAATGTAATACAGATGTACAAGAATCacttctaggggcttccctggtggcgcagtggttgagagtccgcctgcccatgcaggggacacgggttcgtgccccggtctgggaggatcccacatgccgcggagcggctgggcccgtgagtcatggccgctgggcctgcgcgtccggagcctgtgctccgcaacgggagaggccacaacagtgagaggcccgcgtactgcaaaaaaaaaaaaaaaaaatcactacagggacctccctggtggtccagtggttaagactccgtacttctactgcaggggtcatgggtttgatccctggtcagggaactaagatccctcatgccgcggccaaaaaaaaaaaaaaaaaaaagaatcacttctATGAGATCCTCAGGAAAGGCTCTGAGCATTTGGAGCTGGTCTTTGGCCTTGATGTGAAGGAAATGGATCCCAACAGGAATACTTATGTCCTTGTCGATAAACTGGAACTAAGCTATGATGCAAAGCCGAGTGATGACAGAGAGGTTCCCAAGACTGGTGTGCTGATGACTGTTCTGGGCGTGATCTTCACGAAGCGCAACTGCGCCACTGAGGAGCAAGTCTGGGAAGTGCTGAATATAATGGGGTTATATGCTGGGAGGAATAACTTCATCCATGGGGAGCCCAAGAAGCTCATCGCCAAAGATTTAGTGCAGGAAAGGTACCTGGAGTACCGCCAGGTGCCCAATCGTGATCCTCCATGCTATGAGTTTCCGTGGGGCccgaaaaaaatctagaaacaacaaatgctggagagggtgtggagaaaagggaaccctcctgcactgttggtgggaatgtaaattgatacagccactatggagaacagtatggcggttccttaaaaaactacaaatagaactaccatacgacccagcaatcccactcctgggcatataccctgacaaaaccataattcaagaagagtcatgtaccacaatgttcactgcagttctgtttacaatagccaggacatggaagcaacctaagtgtccatcgacagatgaatggataaagaagatgtggcacatgtatacaatggaatattactcagccataaaaagaaacgaaactgagttatttgtagtgaggtggatggacctagagtctgtcatacagagtgaagtaagtcagaaagaggaaaacaaataccgtatgctaacacatacatatggaatctaagaaaaaaaatggtcatgaagaacctaggggcaagatgggaataaagacgcagacctactagagaatggacctgaggacacggggagggggaagggtaagctgtgacaaagtgagagatagctagtgggaagtggccacatggcacagggagatcagctagatggtttgtgaccacctagaggggtgggatagggaggatggaagggagggagacgcaagagggaagagatgtggttacatatgtatatgtataactgaatcactttgttgtaaagcagaaactaacacaccattgtaaagcaattatactctataaagatgttaaaaaaaacttatgTAGTAAGTAATTTAGTTTTACTTTCTAAGCATCATGTTAGCTGACATGTTGTGCCATATCATAGGGTGCTCCATATTCTCTGATATctcttggattaaaaaaaatcatagagcAGATTTTGGTAGGGTCTGgggtcaaaataataatagtcataACTGTGAATCATGAAAAGACTCAATActtgccagacactgtgcctggTGCTTTCATACATTACATACATACCAGGAGTCCTACACAGCAGGGCTTATCAAACTCACTTCACAGAAAAGCCTCACAGAGCTTCGCAATTTTCCTGACTTCACATGGCTCATGAGTGTCAGAACTGGGACTGGACCTCTGG
This genomic interval carries:
- the LOC131748426 gene encoding melanoma-associated antigen B10-like; the encoded protein is MPRGQKSKLRAREKSPQAREQPSGLVEAQATVPEEEESPSSPSPHFKDVPQSSPATGTPSSLQVSGRVRSATTTASAVSSIRFNEGADNQGEERPKASQAQDTTQHWPRGPIDKKVVMLVHYLLYKYQMKEPVTKADMLRNVIKKKKNHFYEILRKGSEHLELVFGLDVKEMDPNRNTYVLVDKLELSYDAKPSDDREVPKTGVLMTVLGVIFTKRNCATEEQVWEVLNIMGLYAGRNNFIHGEPKKLIAKDLVQERYLEYRQVPNSDPPRCEFLWGPRAHAETSKMRVLEFVAKIYDTVPTAFPSWYEEALRDEGERARARTAARADTAALASVCSRAIASSSSHPNRA